A region of the Leucobacter komagatae genome:
AGCACCATAAACGGGATGAAGTTGTACACGAGGCCGAAGATCACCGAGAAGTGCGTGCCGATGAGCTCGCTCGGGAGGATGGATTTCCACGCGAGCGTGCGGAGCAGCATGCTGATGAAGAACGGTGCGACGACGAGGATCAGCAGAATCCCCTGCAGCATCGGCTTCGAACGCACCTTCACGCCGATGAGGTAGGCCAGTGGATAGCTGATGAGCAGCCCGATGATCGTCGCCGTCAGCGCGTAGATAAAGGAGCGCACGAGATGCGGCCAGTACTCGCTGAGCGCGGTCCAGTAATTGCCGAACTCGAGCGCGGCGACGTACTGCCCGATGCCGCCGGAGGCCGCGGGGGCCTGGAGCGCGGTGAGCGCGAGCTGGATGAAGGGAGCGACGAAGAACAGCAGCATGTAGGCGATGCCGGGCGCGAGCAGCAGGAGGACGACCCACCCCTGCCTGCGCGGGTGCTGCTCAACCGCTTTCGTGTTTCCGGAGAATGCCGTAAACGCCATGGCGGTGACCCCCTACTCGGCTCTGGCTGCCTGCGCGGCGATCGCCTGCGTCGAGAACTCGGCCGTGATCGAACCGGTGTCGGTCTCGTCGTCGGCGAGGCCGAACGTGTGCTCGACGAGCCAGCTCAACCACACCTCGTCG
Encoded here:
- a CDS encoding ABC transporter permease, whose product is MAFTAFSGNTKAVEQHPRRQGWVVLLLLAPGIAYMLLFFVAPFIQLALTALQAPAASGGIGQYVAALEFGNYWTALSEYWPHLVRSFIYALTATIIGLLISYPLAYLIGVKVRSKPMLQGILLILVVAPFFISMLLRTLAWKSILPSELIGTHFSVIFGLVYNFIPFMVLPMFASLQALDLRLLEAGSDLYASPVTTFRRVTLPLSMPGIVSGTLLSFIPMSGDYVVASREFLGGTSTAMIGNVIESNFLQTQNYPMAAALSIMLMVIILIMIATYVRKSGAEDLL